The Lycium ferocissimum isolate CSIRO_LF1 chromosome 1, AGI_CSIRO_Lferr_CH_V1, whole genome shotgun sequence genome includes a region encoding these proteins:
- the LOC132051801 gene encoding methylcrotonoyl-CoA carboxylase subunit alpha, mitochondrial isoform X2 has translation MLLFKLLINQAHSASKRIMGAAGVPLVPGYHGDEQDIDFMKLEADKIGYPILIKPTHGGGGKGMRIVQSPNEFADSFLGAQREAAASFGISTILLEKYITKPRHIEVQIFGDKQGNIIHLYERDCSVQRRHQKIIEEAPAPNVSSDFRSHLGQAAVSAAKAVNYHSAGTVEFIVDTLSGQFYFMEMNTRLQVEHPVTEMIVGQDLVEWQIRVANGEPLPLTQSEVPLSGHAFEARIYAENVPKGFLPATGVLHRYCPVTVTSAVRVETGVEEGDTVSMHYDPMIAKLVVWGQDRLSALIKMKDCLSKFQVAGLPTNIDFLSKLASHRAFQNGEVETHFIEQYKDDLFIDGSNSIAAQEANSAAKHAASIAAACICQKELATLRDKAPGGLHLWYGNPPFRVHHCAKRTVDLEWENQYSSSGSSLLTVSITYLPDGKYLVETGESKTPGLEIQVTQLNNNDYRVEVNGLSLNVCLAAYSKDYIEHIHIWHGNYQHHFTQRMGLEIFDDDETTEKTARMATSYPSGTVIAPMAGLLVKVLVKDGEKVQEGQPVVVLEAMKMEHVVKAPANGYVRGLEVKVGQSVQDGVKLFALKD, from the exons ATGCTATTATTCAAGCTGCTAATCAATCAGGCGCACAG TGCTTCAAAGAGAATAATGGGTGCGGCTGGGGTTCCACTTGTGCCTGGATATCATGGTGATGAGCAAGATATTGATTTTATGAAGTTGGAAGCAGACAAGATTGGGTATCCTATTTTAATTAAGCCAACCCATGGAGGTGGAGGGAAG GGTATGAGGATTGTTCAGAGTCCAAATGAATTTGCGGACTCATTCTTGGGGGCCCAACGTGAGGCAGCTGCATCATTTGGTATAAGTACAATCCTACTGGAGAAATATATCACTAAACCAAGACACATAGAAGTCCAG ATATTTGGGGATAAACAAGGTAATATAATACATCTTTATGAAAGAGATTGTAGTGTGCAGCGAAGACACCAGAAGATAATAGAAGAAGCTCCAGCT CCTAACGTGAGCTCTGACTTCCGCTCGCATCTGGGTCAAGCAGCTGTATCTGCAGCTAAG GCAGTTAATTACCACAGTGCAGGAACTGTTGAGTTTATAGTTGATACACTATCTGGACAGTTTTATTTTATGGAGATGAACACCCGTCTTCAG GTTGAGCATCCAGTTACAGAGATGATTGTTGGTCAAGATCTGGTAGAGTGGCAAATACGTGTTGCAAATGGGGAGCCGCTTCCCTTGACTCAGTCAGAGGTGCCACTTTCAG GTCATGCTTTTGAAGCTCGAATTTATGCTGAAAATGTTCCAAAAGGATTTCTTCCAGCAACTGGTGTTCTTCATCGTTATTGTCCTGTTACAGTTACATCAGCAG TTAGAGTAGAGACTGGAGTTGAGGAAGGGGACACAGTAAGCATGCATTATGATCCCATGATTGCAAAGCTAGTAGTATGGGGACAGGACCGCCTTTCTGCACTGATAAAAATGAAAGATTGCCTGTCAAAGTTTCag GTTGCAGGTTTACCCACCAATATAGACTTTCTCTCTAAGCTTGCCAGCCACAGGGCTTTTCAAAATGGTGAAGTAGAAACTCATTTTATTGAGCAGTACAAGGATGACCTGTTCATAGATGGTTCCAATTCAATAGCAGCACAAGAAGCTAATAGTGCTGCCAAACATGCTGCATCCATTGCAGCTGCATGCATTTGCCAAAAGGAACTTGCAACATTGAGGGATAAGGCTCCTG GAGGCCTCCATTTGTGGTATGGTAATCCTCCATTCAGAGTCCATCATTGTGCTAAACGAACAGTGGACCTTGAATGGGAAAATCAATACAGTAGTAGCGGTTCAAGTCTTTTGACAGTCTCCATCACCTATTTGCCAGATGGGAAATACCTAGTTGAG ACAGGAGAAAGCAAAACCCCTGGTTTGGAGATCCAAGTGACACAACTAAACAACAATGACTATAGAGTTGAGGTCAATGGTCTAAGCCTGAATGTCTGCTTGGCAGCTTACTCCAAG GATTACATTGAGCATATTCACATATGGCATGGAAACTACCAACATCACTTCACACAAAGGATGGGCCTTGAAATctttgatgatgatgaaacgACAGAAAAGACTGCTAGGATGGCGACATCTTATCCTTCTGGCACTGTGATTGCACCCATGGCTGGTCTATTGGTTAAAGTATTGGTGAAGGATGGGGAGAAGGTTCAGGAGGGACAACCTGTGGTAGTATTAGAAGCAATGAAGATGGAG CATGTCGTGAAAGCACCAGCTAATGGTTATGTAAGAGGGCTTGAAGTCAAAGTGGGCCAATCGGTCCAAGATGGTGTTAAACTCTTTGCTCTCAAG GACTGA
- the LOC132051801 gene encoding methylcrotonoyl-CoA carboxylase subunit alpha, mitochondrial isoform X1, translated as MSLMTFILRRKLHTKPHIFPQTSLYSTKSCNNQRIEKILIANRGEIACRIIRTAKKLGIRTVAVYSDADRDSLHVKSADEAFRIGPPPARLSYLNSNAIIQAANQSGAQAIHPGYGFLSESADFAQLCEDESLLFIGPPASAIRDMGDKSASKRIMGAAGVPLVPGYHGDEQDIDFMKLEADKIGYPILIKPTHGGGGKGMRIVQSPNEFADSFLGAQREAAASFGISTILLEKYITKPRHIEVQIFGDKQGNIIHLYERDCSVQRRHQKIIEEAPAPNVSSDFRSHLGQAAVSAAKAVNYHSAGTVEFIVDTLSGQFYFMEMNTRLQVEHPVTEMIVGQDLVEWQIRVANGEPLPLTQSEVPLSGHAFEARIYAENVPKGFLPATGVLHRYCPVTVTSAVRVETGVEEGDTVSMHYDPMIAKLVVWGQDRLSALIKMKDCLSKFQVAGLPTNIDFLSKLASHRAFQNGEVETHFIEQYKDDLFIDGSNSIAAQEANSAAKHAASIAAACICQKELATLRDKAPGGLHLWYGNPPFRVHHCAKRTVDLEWENQYSSSGSSLLTVSITYLPDGKYLVETGESKTPGLEIQVTQLNNNDYRVEVNGLSLNVCLAAYSKDYIEHIHIWHGNYQHHFTQRMGLEIFDDDETTEKTARMATSYPSGTVIAPMAGLLVKVLVKDGEKVQEGQPVVVLEAMKMEHVVKAPANGYVRGLEVKVGQSVQDGVKLFALKD; from the exons ATGTCGTTGATGACGTTCATACTCCGGCGAAAATTGCACACAAAACCCCACATTTTCCCACAAACATCACTTTACTCCACAAAGAGTTGTAATAATCAACGAATTGAGAAAATACTGATAGCAAATAGAGGTGAAATTGCTTGTAGAATTATAAGAACAGCTAAAAAGTTAGGGATTCGTACAGTTGCAGTATACAGTGATGCTGATAGAGATAGCTTGCACGTTAAGTCAGCTGATGAGGCTTTTCGAATTGGTCCACCACCTGCTCGTTTGAGTTATTTGAATTCTAATGCTATTATTCAAGCTGCTAATCAATCAGGCGCACAG GCTATCCACCCAGGTTATGGTTTCTTATCTGAAAGTGCCGATTTTGCTCAACTTTGTGAGGATGAGAGTCTCTTGTTTATTGGACCTCCTGCCTCTGCAATCCGCGACATGGGTGATAAAAG TGCTTCAAAGAGAATAATGGGTGCGGCTGGGGTTCCACTTGTGCCTGGATATCATGGTGATGAGCAAGATATTGATTTTATGAAGTTGGAAGCAGACAAGATTGGGTATCCTATTTTAATTAAGCCAACCCATGGAGGTGGAGGGAAG GGTATGAGGATTGTTCAGAGTCCAAATGAATTTGCGGACTCATTCTTGGGGGCCCAACGTGAGGCAGCTGCATCATTTGGTATAAGTACAATCCTACTGGAGAAATATATCACTAAACCAAGACACATAGAAGTCCAG ATATTTGGGGATAAACAAGGTAATATAATACATCTTTATGAAAGAGATTGTAGTGTGCAGCGAAGACACCAGAAGATAATAGAAGAAGCTCCAGCT CCTAACGTGAGCTCTGACTTCCGCTCGCATCTGGGTCAAGCAGCTGTATCTGCAGCTAAG GCAGTTAATTACCACAGTGCAGGAACTGTTGAGTTTATAGTTGATACACTATCTGGACAGTTTTATTTTATGGAGATGAACACCCGTCTTCAG GTTGAGCATCCAGTTACAGAGATGATTGTTGGTCAAGATCTGGTAGAGTGGCAAATACGTGTTGCAAATGGGGAGCCGCTTCCCTTGACTCAGTCAGAGGTGCCACTTTCAG GTCATGCTTTTGAAGCTCGAATTTATGCTGAAAATGTTCCAAAAGGATTTCTTCCAGCAACTGGTGTTCTTCATCGTTATTGTCCTGTTACAGTTACATCAGCAG TTAGAGTAGAGACTGGAGTTGAGGAAGGGGACACAGTAAGCATGCATTATGATCCCATGATTGCAAAGCTAGTAGTATGGGGACAGGACCGCCTTTCTGCACTGATAAAAATGAAAGATTGCCTGTCAAAGTTTCag GTTGCAGGTTTACCCACCAATATAGACTTTCTCTCTAAGCTTGCCAGCCACAGGGCTTTTCAAAATGGTGAAGTAGAAACTCATTTTATTGAGCAGTACAAGGATGACCTGTTCATAGATGGTTCCAATTCAATAGCAGCACAAGAAGCTAATAGTGCTGCCAAACATGCTGCATCCATTGCAGCTGCATGCATTTGCCAAAAGGAACTTGCAACATTGAGGGATAAGGCTCCTG GAGGCCTCCATTTGTGGTATGGTAATCCTCCATTCAGAGTCCATCATTGTGCTAAACGAACAGTGGACCTTGAATGGGAAAATCAATACAGTAGTAGCGGTTCAAGTCTTTTGACAGTCTCCATCACCTATTTGCCAGATGGGAAATACCTAGTTGAG ACAGGAGAAAGCAAAACCCCTGGTTTGGAGATCCAAGTGACACAACTAAACAACAATGACTATAGAGTTGAGGTCAATGGTCTAAGCCTGAATGTCTGCTTGGCAGCTTACTCCAAG GATTACATTGAGCATATTCACATATGGCATGGAAACTACCAACATCACTTCACACAAAGGATGGGCCTTGAAATctttgatgatgatgaaacgACAGAAAAGACTGCTAGGATGGCGACATCTTATCCTTCTGGCACTGTGATTGCACCCATGGCTGGTCTATTGGTTAAAGTATTGGTGAAGGATGGGGAGAAGGTTCAGGAGGGACAACCTGTGGTAGTATTAGAAGCAATGAAGATGGAG CATGTCGTGAAAGCACCAGCTAATGGTTATGTAAGAGGGCTTGAAGTCAAAGTGGGCCAATCGGTCCAAGATGGTGTTAAACTCTTTGCTCTCAAG GACTGA